GGGGAGTCTTTGAACCGAAGGCTAAGCAGATCCAGACTGCCGGCACGGAGAAGTTGGGTGCAGTTGGCATTCATCACGATGTACCAGTTCTACTTGGAGGAGTCGAGTTGCTCGGAGATTTGACGGAGATGGAGATGAGCTCCTACGATGTTATACTTGGGATGGATTGGCTGTCGCGACATCGAGTAGTCTtggattgtccgaaggcaagaGTTAATATCCCtagagaagaaggaaagatcatTTGCGAGGGAATTCAGACACACCGGGAAATTCCTATTGTCTCCATGTTGCGTGCAGAAGAATTATTGGAAAGTGGAGCAGAGGGATTTTTGGCAACCATTTCGATGGTTAAGGAGGACGGTCAGCAGAAGCTGCATGATATACCAGTGGTCGCCGAGTACGAGGATGTTTTTGAGCCTTTAAAAGGGCCACCACAAGCTAGAGCAGACGTTTTTACAATAGAAGTAGAGCCAGGAGCAGCACCAATTTCACGAGCTCCATACCGTCTCGCACCAACTGAGATGGCAGAGTTAAAGAAACAATTGGACGAGCTATCTGATAAGGGGTTTATCAGGCCGAGTACGTCACCGTGGGGAGCGCCAGTGTTGtttgtgaaaaagaaagatgggagtttcAGACTTTGTATAGATTACAGAGGTTTGAACAAAGTGACCATCAAGAATAAGTACCCGCTCCCGCGTATCGACGAGTTGTTGGACCAGTTGCAGGGAGCTTCATGGTTCTCTAAGATTGACTTGGCATCGGGATACCATCAGATTGCGATAGCTGAGGGAGATGTGCGGAAGACGGCATTCCATACCCGTTATGGACATTACGAGTTtgtggtgatgccatttgggTTGACGAACGCACCAGCCGCGTTCATGAAGCTTATGAATGATGTATTCCGTGAGCACTTGGATAAGTGTGTGATCGTTTTCATAGATGACATCTTGGTTTATTCTCGGAGTAGAGAAGAGCATGCTGAACATTTGCGGATTGTGTTGGATAAGCTTCGGGAACATCAGTTATTTGCCAAGCTGAGTAAGTGTATCTTTTGGCAGAGGAAGATTGGATTTTTGGGTCACGTGGTTTCAGAAGCAGGAGTTTCTGTAGATCAGGAGAAGATTATCGCCATTTCAGAGTGGCCGACACCTAAGAGTGCGACGGAGATCCGCAGTTTTCTCGGTTTGGCAGGATACTACAGAAAGTATGTCAACAATTTTGCTAGCATTGCAAGGCCAATGACACGGCTAACAGGAAAAGACACCGAGTTTGATTGGACAGAGGAATGTTCGGGGAGTTTCACTGAGTTGAAGCGACAGCTGACCCATGCGCCAGTTTTGGTACTCCCGAGGCCAGGGATACCATATGATGTTTACACTGATGCGTCAGGCACCGGATTGGGATGTGTACTGATGCAGGAGGGCCAGGTCATTGCCTATGCATCACGACAGTTGAGGCCTCACGAGGCCAATTATCCTACTCATGATTTGGAGTTGGCAGCAGttgtatttgcattaaagatttGGAGGTCATACTTGTATGGAGAGAAGGTGAAGATTTTCACGGACCACCAGAGTCTGAAGTACATATTTACGCAGACGGACTTGAATTTGAGGCAGCGTAGATGGATGGAGTTGTTAGCAGACTACAATTTGGAGATCACATATCACCCGGGAAAAGCCAATCATGTGGCGGATGCCTTGAGTAGGCGCAGAAGCGATGTATCGGGAACCAAAGAGGTCCAGGAGCTTACTGGGACACTTGCTAGTCTCAGATTATGTGCAATTACTGTAGAGGGAGAGTTAGTTGGCGCTGAGGCTGTAGGGCGGGCAGACTTACTATGGAGGATACGCAAAGCTCAGGATGGTGATGAAGCTTTGCGTAAGCAGATCGAGATGGAGTGTAATGGTTTTCATACAGCCACCAGCGGGATGTTCATGTATCGAAACAGGGTTTGTGTGCCCAATGATGAGTTGTTAAGAAAGGAGATATTACGGCAAGCACACCACTCGAGTTTCTCTATTCATCCAGGAAATACcaagatgtatagggatctgaagcGATATTACCATTGGCCTGGTATGAAGAGAGATGTTGCTTCAACTGTATCGCAATGTCAGACGTGTCAGATGGTTAAGGCCGAGCATCAGGTTCCTAGCGGGTTATTACAAAACCTGCCATTACCGGAGTGGAAATGGGACATGGTaactatggattttgtgacggGTTTGCCGACTACATCAGGAGGGAAGAATGCCATATGGGTAGTCGTGGATAGACTTACAAAGTCAGCCCATTTTCTAGCGGTTAAGAAGACAGACAGAGCTGATCAGCTAGCACAGACTTACGTCAACGAGATTGTAAGATTGCATGGAGTTCCGGTCAGCATTGTATCGGATCGGGATACAAAGTTCACGTCTGAGTTTTGGAGAGCCTTCCAGAAGGCGCTTGGGACGAAAATTCATATGAGTACGGCTTATCACCCGCAAACAGATGGTCAGTCAGAGAGGACTATTCAGACTTTGGAGGATATGCTCAGAGCTTGTGTTTTAGATTGGGAAGGTAGTTGGGTGAAGTATCTACCTCTAGCCGAGTttgcctacaacaacagctatcaTTCGAGTATTGGGATGGCACCATATGAGGCTCTATATGGTAGACCTTGTCGCACACCACTTTGTTGGACGGAAGTGGGAGAGCGACGTGAGATAGAACCAGCCCTGGTTCAAGAGACAGTTGAACAGGTTGAGATGCTCAAGATGCGGCTTAAGGAAGCCCATGACCGTcagaagagttatgcagataAACGGCGAAGAGATTTGGAGTTTCAAGTTGGCGACCTAGTATACCTGAAAATGAGGACATTTCAGGGAGGATCTAAGACTCGGAAACTAAAGAAGCTTAAACCAAGATATATGGGACCATATCCTATTTTAGAGCGGATTGGAGCAGTTGCTTACCGACTAGATCTATCAGGAGAGTTATCAGATTTCCATGACGTGTTTCATGTTTCCGTTTTGAGGAAAGTAGTGAGGGAGCCAGAGCTCATTTTGCAGCAGCCACCTAGAAACCTTGGCAAAGGTTTACGTCGGTTGTGCCAGCCAGTAGAGATATTGGATCGCCAAGTGAAAGCAGATCGTGGAATGATGACCATGTTGGTCAAGGTTCGTTGGGAGAGAGACGGGATTCAGGAGGATACCTGGGAGTCCGAGCCCCAAATGAGGATTGATTATCCAGAGCTGTTTCGGGGTGTCATTGGAGAGTTTGGTGACGTGAATTCGGGGTCGAATTCCTTgttagtgggggagaattgtaatgacCCAACCCCAACTCCAAAGGCCAAAGGTAATGCCTTTAAAACCCCACCACCTCCACCTTCTCCCATTTCacaaagacttagaaaataaagaaagaattagagagagagagagctaagAAGAAGTGTGATTATTTTATAGTCAGAGAGTCGCCGgagctcgtcgccggagcaaCCGTGCGCCGTGATCACGTTCAGCTTTCCACCACCGATAAACACCCTAGGTAACCGCCGGAAACCGCATGCCTTATGTTCAGTTTCGTTTCCGTTTAGTAATTCACCCATAACTTCCTAACCATTGATCATCTCGTGCATCCAAGcccatcatcgtgttcctctcgtcgagacgaagccgtagacaccaaccacgcctcaaacggagcccggacgaagccgcACGCGCCTCCCGAAGATTCGCCTCGGCGCGCACGTGAAACACACGCGCCACCACCGTCCGCCGGAGCCACCGCGAATTCCGGCCACTCGCCGCCGTCTCCGACCAACGTTCGCCGGAGCCGCCGTTGGGCTTTTAGGCCTTTTGTTACCGTATTGACTTTTAGATTATatgaagattattattatttgagttgtattattattttatttccgcttttatcaatttattatatttcgaaaGTGGCGGGTGTCACACATTCATTCTACCGGATTCGCCGGAGTACTATTCTACAGGAAGAAACTCTCTAAGCTTGGTGGGTCGTCTCCTGAATCCGTCATGTCAAAAGATGTCTGAGCTGATTGTTGAAATGCCTAAGAAATGGCAGCTTTATGACAGAGTGAGGGGTGTGGCCCTCTCTAAAGATCGTTTTCAGTTTATCTTCAAACATGAACACAATCTTCTTGATGTTCTCAACAGAGGCGTTCACACCTTCCATCTATGGCCAATTGTATTAAAGAGATGGGTAGAAAAACCTCCAGAGGACTATCTTCAACATTTTATGGTGTGGGTCCAAATGAGAAACATCCCAATCAACCATTATACCAAGAAAGCTCTATGGTCTCTGGGGGATTTCGCTGGTCAGGTGGTTGAAGTGGCTTTTGATCCAGATAAGCCGTAACTCAGAGATTACGTAAGGGCCCTGGTGAATTTTGATGTCGCAAGGCCTCTCAGAAGATTTAAGAAAGTCACAATTCCAGAAGGGGAGGAGGTGAGAATCTTATATGACTATGAAAGGTTGCAGAAAAGGTGTTATACCTGCCAGAGGCTCACACATGAACAGAGTCAATGTTCTTTCTTCAACAAAATGCATTTGCTAGCAGATAAGTCTCCGGCAAGTCCATTGAATGAGAATAGAAGATCTGAATTTATAAAATCGCTGGCAGCGTTTGATCCTTTGTTTGGTGTCATTTCGGAGAAGCTTTTGGGTATAGATCCTATCTCGAGGAAGCCTAAGATTGCTGAGGAAGTTCTGGAAGGTATGCAAACTTACTTAAGGTTGGCTTCTGGTCCAGAAAAGGTGGTTAGAGTTGAGAGAGTTAGGAAATCGCTGGAGGAGCTAGAGAATGATCCAATTGATAGAAGGACTATGCTTATGCTAGAGCCAACACCAACAATAACGACAGATTTGGATAAAGGTAAAGGAATTGTGTATGATTTCAGTCACCAATCGAAATCTTCCTCAAAACCTGTGAAGTTGATGGCGTATGCGATTGCTGCGGGTACTAAGGTTCTGCAGTCTGGAAAGATTATTTCGGATGTGCCAACAGCTAAGTCTCAGTCGATGCCTCTTCAACTTAGTTTCTCTCATGAGGGTTCAACGGGTTTTAATACTGGTTTCTTTGAAACTAGTACATCCGGGACTCCTCCGAAGAAAACTAAAGCTCGAAGAAGGCCAGGAACTTTCACAAGGAAGGCAAATGGTAAAGCTGTTATGAAAGCAGATAATGACACGGGGAAGAAAGTTAGAGAAGGTGTGGTTTCTGATGCGAAAAGGAAGGCACAACAAGATGTCGAGCCATCTCAAAGCTCTGCAAGGTTTAAGAAACCATTGGTGGTCCCGAACGAGGGACCATCCAATATCTAAATGACTATGGTTAGTTGGAATTGCCAGGGCTTGGGCCGTGCACAAGATCTGGTGATTCCAAGATTGTGGGAGATGAGACAATATCATTCCCCAgacattttgtttttgatggAGACTAAGCAGAAGAGAGACGCCCTTGTAGATATTCAGACTTGGTTAGGCTACGATAGGATCATGACTGTGAATCCTATTGGGTATAGTGGAGGCCTAGCCCTGATGTGGAAGAGCTCGGTGTATATAGACTTTAAGTATGTGGATAAGCACCTGCTGGATTTTCATGTACAGTTTGGGAAGTTCGGCTTTTGTATTTCTTGTGTTTATGGGGAACTGCTCGGTGTGGCAGACCTAAGCTGTGGGAAAGATTATCTCGGATAGGTGTCTTCAGGAAGGAACCATGGAGCATGATTGGGGATTTCAACGAGATAAGAAACAATGCAGAGAAGATAGGAGGCCCAAGAAGTGATATGTCATTTAAACCGTTTAATGACATGTTGGAAATTGGTCAAATGGTTGAATTGCAGAGCTCTGGAAATAGCTTCacgtggggggggggggggaaataGGGGAACCTTGTCCATTCAATCTAAGCTGGACAGATGTTTCGGGAACAAAAGTTGGTTCTAACTGTTTCCTGCGTCAAATCAGGTGTTCATGGATAAGAGAGGATCTGATCATAGACCCGTCATGGTCAAGCTATTCTCGATGTCTCAAGTTAAAAGAGGTCAGTTTCGGTTTAATGGCAGATTCTTGCATAAGAATGGGGCCAGAGAAGAGATCAAGAAAGCTTGGTCATCTAATCATCCTTTAATTGAAGCTTCAGATATAGTATCTGATAGATTGAAGAGATGCAGAAAGGCTTTAAGTAaatggaagaagaaagagaatctGAACTCCCGGGATAAAATAAAACAGATTCAGTGTGCACTTGAAAAGGAACAATCCTTACCTGGGTCCTCGAAAGTGCGTATCAACTTTCTGAAATCGGAGCTGGTCAAAGCATATAAAGAGGAAGAAGTTTATTGGCAGCAAAGATGTAAGGAGAAGTGGGCTACCAAAGGTGATTTGAATACGAGGTATTATCATGCTGCAATCAAGTTTAATAGAGCCAGAAAGCAAATTATCAAGCTAAGGGGTGATAATGGTCAAGACCGTTTCTCGGAGGAAGCCAAGGGTGAAGTAGCCAGTGATTACTTTAGAAAGATGTTCAAGTCTACCAATGGCGAGAATTTTTCTGAGTTGTTTGAGGGGTTTCCAAGACGTGTGTCTCCTAGTATGAATGAGTCCTTATCCAAGGATGTGAGCTATGAAGAGGTTAAGGATGATGTTTTCTCAATAAATCCGGGAAGTGCTCCTGGTCATGATGGGATGACGGGtcttttctttcaaaaatattgGGAGATAATAGGCAATCATGTGATTTTGGAAGTTCGTGAATTCTTTTCGTCTGGTATTTTCCCTTCTGATTGGAACTTCACTCACATCTGCTTATTGCCTAAGATTGATGATCCAATACTTATGTCTGACCTGAGGCTGATTAGCCTTTGCTCTGTACTATACAAGATCATCTCAAAGATTATGGTCTCTAGGTTGAAACCGATGATGGCAGATATCGTGTCTCCAACGCACTCAGCCTTCGTGGAAGAAAGACTCATAACAGATAACATCCTCATTGCTCATGAGGTAATTCATGCTTTGAGAACCAATGATCAGATGTCGTCGGGGTTTATGGCAATCAAATCTGATATGTTGAATGGGGTTACCTGCGTGCTTTGCTTCGAGCATTGGGGTTTGATGAGGACTGGATTGATAAGATAATGTTTTGTGTGTCAACGGTCAAATATGCTACCTTGATCAACGACGTTCCTTATGGATCTATTCTTCCAGAAAGAGGGCTTCGGCAGGGAGATCTGATGTCGCCGTTTCTCTTTGTGTTATGCACTGAGGGTCTGATTCACTTGATACACAAGGCAGTAGAGACTGGAAGCTTACAAGGGATTCAATTCTCAGGGGAGGGCCCGAtgattcatcatatgttgtttGCAGATGATAGTTTACTCATCTGCAAAGCGTCTTCTGAGCAAGCAAAGAAGCTGATGGAGATTTTGCAAATATATGAAAGTGCTACTGGGCAGTTAATCAACGTAGCAAAATCTGGCATTACTTTTGGGGTTAAGGTCAAAGAGAGTATTAAAGCCGAGATTAAACTGATCACAGGTATTGAGAAGGAGGGTGGTTCGGGTTCCTATCTAGGGTAACCAGAGTGCTTCAGTGGATCCAAAATGGAGATATTGGCTTACATCTATGACAAACTCAAGGATAGACTATCTGGTTGGTTCTTAAAACTTCTATCTCTGGGTGGAAACGAAATCCTTATCAAAGCGGTGGCTATGGCAATGCCGGTTTATGCCATGTCTTGTTTTAAATTAACCAAGAAATCTTGTGATAATCTCACCAATGCTATGACAGATTTTTGGTGGAACTCGTTGGAGCATAAGAGAAAGATGCATTGGTTGAGCTGGACTAAACTATGCCTAGCAAAAAAACAAGGGGGTCTTGGATTTAAAGACATTCAGAGCTTCAACCAAGCTCTTTTAGCTAAACAAGCATGGAGAATCTTAAACCATCATGAGTCATTGCTAGCGCGAGTGTTTAAAAGCATGTATTTCAAGAGCTCAGACTTCCTATCGGCTAAGAATGGTCCAAGACCTTCTTATGCCTGGCGTAGCATTCAGTTTGGGAAAGATTTGCTGAGACAAGGTCTAAGGAAGTATATTGGAAATGGAGAGACTGTATCAGTTTGGGTGGACCATTGGATTGAAGGTGATGTGAGAAGGGCTCCGCTCATGAAGAACATCTTTGTCGACATGTTGCTTAGGGTCAGTGATCTGATAAACTTTCAGAACAACTGCTGGAATATGGAAAAACTTCATGAGTTGTTTTATCAGGAAGATATTGATAGGATTTTGGCTATGAAAACTGCTTTTGGGGAAGAAGATTATTGGGTATGGGTGCATAATAGAAATGGCAGTTATTCGGTGAAATCCGGATATTGGTTTATCAACAACCTGCGCAGAAAAGAAGAGATCAGAGAAGCTGAAGCCCGCCCATCTCTAAATGATCTGAAAGCGGATATTTGGAAATTACAAATAGCTCCAAAGATTAAAACGTTTATCTGGCGAGCTGTTAGTAATGCAATTCCAGTGGGAGAGCTTCTTGTGAAGAGGAGAATTAAAATGGACCCTTGCTGTCAGGATTGTGGTGCTCAAGAAGAGTCTATTAATCACATTATCTTCCAATGctctaaaatgatcaaaatagcatctttctaagtttatcctttgaaaattttaattttttatttttcaaaatttgaaatcttatcccaaaagctcatttctcaactctaaaccctaaatcctaaactctaaaccctaaaccctaaaccataaaccctaaaccctaaactctaaaccctaaaccctaaactctaaaccctaaaccctaaactctaaactttaaaccctaaaatctaaaccctaaactctaaaccctaaaccctaaaccctaaatcctaaaccccatcctttaattctaaaccctaagtttgtgatttttgataaaacattaagtgctatttttgtgacttttaaccttgagtgctagtttgaaaacataaacttgatttagtgctatttttgtctttctcTATTAAACAAATCATATACTCCagtgtttatatttattaatatatatatatatatatatatatgtatataacttTGTAACTTTGTATGTGTAATAAAGAGTGATATTACcgacaaaaaaagaagagagagaagttaTATGGGGTAGGGTGAGGAGAGAGTTGTGttgttattgttattattaactttataaagctttgttttttttttatgtagggTGAGGAGAGAGCTGGTGTTGTTGTGGGTTAATTTGTAAAATAGCTAAAAtctgaaataaaattaatagaatGACATTGAATGAAATTGATTTTGACTTAATTTAATAAGTAACATTTAAAGTCTAACTTATCCTGTTATATCTTTGGTTGGTGCTAGTAAGACaaataaatatagataattTTGAGCATTAGTTATCTACATAATTTTGAGCATTAGTTATCTACTCTACGTTTAAAACGACATGTTTacaattttgttattattaactttataaagctttgtttttttttatgtaggGTGAGGAGAGAGCTGGTGTTGTTGTGGGTTAATTTGTAAAATAGCTAAAAtctgaaataaaattaatagaatGACATTGAATGAAATTGATTTTGACTTAATTTAATAAGTAACATTTAAAGTCTAACTTATCCTGTTATATCTTTGGTTGGTGCTAGTAAGACaaataaatatagataattTTGAGCATTAGTTATCTACTCTACGTTTTAAACGACATGTTTACAACTCAATATAGATAATTTTGAGCATTAGTTATCACAACCCTTAAATACTAAACCATGTCACATCCCTATCTCCAACTCCTAAATaccaaatcctaaaccataatcattaaaccctaaatccaaatataatcataaacccaaatataaactttCAATCCAAATATAATGGaattgaacaaaataaatatcatactatatattggtgaaattatgGAATATCTATGATATTCTGGAAGAATTTAATGCTGACCCCAACCTTATTCCAccttctaaattctaaaccctaaacactaattTAATGCTGACTCCAAGATCTAATGTGTAGTAGTGTTCTGTTGtatgaattttcaaaatattacaagttatgtttattaatgcaattctgatttaatatttatgtttcctattttctaaaataatatatacccatttatacaaaaaacaccaatatatttacaaatgtAAGAAAATG
The window above is part of the Brassica napus cultivar Da-Ae chromosome C3, Da-Ae, whole genome shotgun sequence genome. Proteins encoded here:
- the LOC125583239 gene encoding uncharacterized protein LOC125583239, with the translated sequence MSELIVEMPKKWQLYDRVRGVALSKDRFQFIFKHEHNLLDVLNRGVHTFHLWPIVLKRWVEKPPEDYLQHFMVWVQMRNIPINHYTKKALWSLGDFAGQVVEVAFDPDKP